Sequence from the Amycolatopsis sp. NBC_00345 genome:
GACCACGTGGCGTTCGCCCAGCTGTGGAACGTCGTCTACATCGAAGCCGACTCGCTCGGCGCACCCGGCCTGTCCGACCGCGCCGACACGGTCTTCGATCGCATCGTGGGCATCTTCGGCCGCGGCCAGCGGGACGGCTTCTTCCGCGAGGACCTGCCGGCGACCTGGCTTGCCGCCACCTTCTGCGGGCTGGCCGAAACCGCGTGGGAACTCGTCCTCGAAGAGTGGATGGGCGCGCGCCAGGCACCCGCCTTCCTCGAAACCATGCTGCTGCGCGGCGGCAAGGCCTGAACGGGGCCGGTCCCGGTTGATACCGGCAGGGCATCACAGGAACGGGAACAGGTCTTGGACCTGACGTGCCCAGCTCCGGCACAGTCGAAACCGGCAGGACGTCCGCCGTAGCGATTCCCTTTCCCGTTCGAGGAGACACCCATGCGTCATGACATCGAGTTCGACGCCGAAGGCGCTTTGCTGCGCGGCTGGTTCTACGAGGCCGAGGGGGTGAACGGCCCCGCTCCCTGCGTGGTCATGGCCCATGGCTGGACCTCGACGAAGCGCATGTTCCTCGACCGGTTCGCGGAGGTGTTCGCCGCCGCCGGGCTCTCCGTTCTCGTCTTCGACAACCGCGGCTGGGGCGAATCCGGGACAGCGCCGGGAAAACCGCGTCACGAGATCGACCCGTGGGAGCAGATCAGGGACTACCAGCACGCGATCACCTGCGCACAGAACCGATCCGAGGTCGATCCGGACCGGATCGGCGTGTGGGGCACGAGCTTCTCGGCCGCGCACGCGTACGTGGTCGCCGCCATCGACCGCCGGGTCAAGGCGGTCAGCGGGCAAGCGCCCTTCGTCAGCGGACGGGCGACGTACGCGAACCTCGTCCGGGTCGACAATCACGTCGTCGGCCCGGAGCAGTTCACCGCGGACCGCCGGGCCCGTGCCCTGGGTGAGCCGGCCGCGACCATACCGGTCATCGGCAACGACCCCGGCGAACTGGTCGGGCTGCCGACACCGGACTCCCACGAGTGGTTCACCCACGCGCGCAAGGAGCTCGACCCCGGCTGGCCGAACGAGGTGACGCTGCGCAGCCTGGACCTCATGTACGGCTACGAGCCGGCGAAGTACCTGCCCGGCATCACCCCGACCCCGCTGTTGATGATCGTCGGCAGCGAGGACGGGCTCACCGGCGGAAACCTGGCGGCCTCGGCCTACCGGACGGCGTCCGAGCCGAAGAAGATCGTGTTCCTGCCCGGTGGGCACTTCGACGCCTACACCGGCGCCGGTTTCACCACGGCTTCCCAGGCCGCCCGCGACTGGTTCCTGGAGCACCTCACCGCGCGATGACCGGTTCGGCTCCGTCCTGGCAGCACGTCGAGGATGCGGTAGGGTGACCACGTCGGCGCCTTCACCGGATCTGCCCGGTGACCCATCTTGGCTGCGGTGCTCCAGTTTCCGCCCGCATCGGCCGCGCTCCCCGCACATCAAAGCAGTGAGCACCTCGACGTCCCCAGCAAACGAACGGAGCAAAAACCCATGAGTACCACCAGAATCACCGACGGCAGCGAACGAGCGGTCCTCGAGAACACGCTCGATCGCAACCGCGAGGCCCTGATCGAGACCGCACGCGGCCTCTCCGAAGCCGACGCCCGCCGCCGGCTCGTCGCGTCACTGACCACACCGATCTCCTTGATCAAGCACGCCGCGGCCGCCGAACGGATCTGGTTCCAGCGATTCTGGGCGGGCCTCGACGAATCCGAATGCGACGGATACTCGAAGCGCGACGAGGGCACCTTCACCGTCACCGACGACGAGTCCTT
This genomic interval carries:
- a CDS encoding TetR/AcrR family transcriptional regulator, which gives rise to MRTDRTEVLTAVAPILAKDRSASMQVIADRAGVSRATLTRLFPTRQALIGAAAEKILDDCARALDQIPDKASADEAFGALVRDHVAFAQLWNVVYIEADSLGAPGLSDRADTVFDRIVGIFGRGQRDGFFREDLPATWLAATFCGLAETAWELVLEEWMGARQAPAFLETMLLRGGKA
- a CDS encoding DinB family protein, encoding MSTTRITDGSERAVLENTLDRNREALIETARGLSEADARRRLVASLTTPISLIKHAAAAERIWFQRFWAGLDESECDGYSKRDEGTFTVTDDESLADVIAEFERASRRSREIAARFTLDDTKDFPREGMVSMRWTLLAMIQEFARHAGHGDILREQITDGPAS
- a CDS encoding alpha/beta hydrolase, which gives rise to MRHDIEFDAEGALLRGWFYEAEGVNGPAPCVVMAHGWTSTKRMFLDRFAEVFAAAGLSVLVFDNRGWGESGTAPGKPRHEIDPWEQIRDYQHAITCAQNRSEVDPDRIGVWGTSFSAAHAYVVAAIDRRVKAVSGQAPFVSGRATYANLVRVDNHVVGPEQFTADRRARALGEPAATIPVIGNDPGELVGLPTPDSHEWFTHARKELDPGWPNEVTLRSLDLMYGYEPAKYLPGITPTPLLMIVGSEDGLTGGNLAASAYRTASEPKKIVFLPGGHFDAYTGAGFTTASQAARDWFLEHLTAR